TGCGTACTTCACTGTGGTACTGACGGTACCCTAAATGTGTATCCCCTGTGTGGATAATCCTTATCTCATCCATCAGAAGGTATGATACGCACTCCCCGTTTTTAAGATTGCCTATCAAATGCATTCAGGAAACATATGCACCGACTCAATATAAGGAGAAAGTCATGATCTGGAAAATATAATACAGCTTATATTTATATAATAGATAACTATATTATAATGGGTATTATGGACGATAAAGGTCAGATCACCATAGATTATCTAATCAGTATCACGGTTTTTCTGTTTGCAGTGGTATTCGTTTTCAACTATACCTCAGGTATCTTCACACCTTTTCAGTCCAATTCAGATGAGGTTACGCTTATAGCCGACAGGATATCAACCACCCTTGTGGAAAAAAGACTAAGCTCTGGCGATGAAAGCACCCCGAACCTTGTTAATAAAACAGAAGTTGATAATTTCTTCACCGAGCTCAACGACAGTTATGATACTACGAGTGATTCACTTGGATTAAACGGCAGTTACCTGCGATACGATCTTAATGTAACCCTGGAAAACAGCACGGGAATCATTGACTCAGCCGGTAAGAAGATACCTTTGGGCGTTAATGTGGGACAGACCAAAAGGGTCGTGCTGCTAAAAGATGACATCACCGGAAGCACCGAAACCCTCATCATGTCATTCAGGGTGTGGTAAATTGCCAGGCAAAGTAAAATCCGGTTTTAAAACAGATCCATCAGCCCAGATGCACACCCTTGAAGCTGTAATTGCAGCGATGATAATGGTCGGGATAATAATATTCGCAGTCCAGGCAACTTCTCTTACACCACTTACATCTTCTACGGCAAATGCTCATATCGAAGCACAGCTCCAGACAATGGGCCAGGACATGCTGAGTGCCCTCTCATATTCATCATACGGACAGGACTCGCAACTAAAAGAGGATGTAATGAACTGGGACGGGAAAGAATATGTCTGGAACGGCAGCACATACAGGTCGACAAATAACCAGAACAAGACAACCCTTAACAGTTCACTTACCGATACTCTGACACAAATAGCAGTCCCAAGGGGAATCGCACATAACGTCCATTTTAGCTGGATTGCGGATAATGGGATTGTGATGGATAATTCATATATTTACAACGGAGACCCTTCGGACAACGCAGTAATGATCTCGAAAAAAGTAGTCCTTTCCGATACTGATGTGGGTAATGAAACTGTATTTATTTCAAAGACCAGCATCCCTGATGCCGATACTAGTACCGGTTTTTACAATATTGTCAATGTTAAGATGACATTATGGAGAATGTGAATACGGAATAGTGATTAC
The window above is part of the Methanolobus zinderi genome. Proteins encoded here:
- a CDS encoding DUF7288 family protein, with the translated sequence MPGKVKSGFKTDPSAQMHTLEAVIAAMIMVGIIIFAVQATSLTPLTSSTANAHIEAQLQTMGQDMLSALSYSSYGQDSQLKEDVMNWDGKEYVWNGSTYRSTNNQNKTTLNSSLTDTLTQIAVPRGIAHNVHFSWIADNGIVMDNSYIYNGDPSDNAVMISKKVVLSDTDVGNETVFISKTSIPDADTSTGFYNIVNVKMTLWRM
- a CDS encoding DUF7287 family protein, which translates into the protein MDDKGQITIDYLISITVFLFAVVFVFNYTSGIFTPFQSNSDEVTLIADRISTTLVEKRLSSGDESTPNLVNKTEVDNFFTELNDSYDTTSDSLGLNGSYLRYDLNVTLENSTGIIDSAGKKIPLGVNVGQTKRVVLLKDDITGSTETLIMSFRVW